A region of Sulfurimonas sp. DNA encodes the following proteins:
- a CDS encoding type II toxin-antitoxin system MqsA family antitoxin, which produces MSNCPICNGKIEYKSEQIIYTYKKHSIEIEQSGEYCMECEEAFLSPKDLESTKMKIVNFKKNIAKWHVLNK; this is translated from the coding sequence ATGAGCAACTGTCCTATATGTAACGGCAAGATTGAATACAAATCAGAACAGATTATTTATACATATAAAAAGCACTCCATAGAGATAGAACAGTCTGGTGAGTATTGTATGGAATGTGAAGAGGCTTTTTTATCTCCAAAAGATTTAGAATCTACGAAAATGAAAATTGTTAATTTTAAGAAAAATATTGCAAAATGGCATGTTTTAAATAAATAA
- a CDS encoding transposase, whose protein sequence is MQYKHLPHVDIIGYYQFITFRTFDSTDDFLKRLLLVDKPNNKKQLELDNYLDFSQKGAYLNDDILIAMNEFLKNKNNDLYELTAFAIMPNHIHILIKPLDKLSLVIQSIKGSSAKMINDILKKRGKFWVNDYYDKSIRDENHFNTVYNYIKNNPLKLGEAKASLPRFYGIYE, encoded by the coding sequence ATGCAGTATAAACATCTTCCTCATGTAGATATTATTGGATATTATCAATTTATAACTTTTAGAACATTTGATAGTACTGATGACTTTTTAAAAAGACTATTGTTAGTCGATAAACCAAATAATAAGAAACAACTAGAACTTGATAATTATTTAGATTTCTCACAAAAAGGTGCTTATTTAAATGATGATATTTTAATAGCAATGAATGAGTTTTTAAAAAACAAAAATAATGATTTATATGAACTAACAGCATTTGCAATTATGCCAAATCATATTCATATACTTATCAAACCACTTGATAAATTGTCATTGGTTATTCAAAGTATAAAAGGTTCAAGTGCAAAGATGATAAATGATATTCTAAAAAAAAGAGGAAAGTTTTGGGTAAATGATTACTATGATAAAAGTATAAGAGATGAAAATCATTTCAATACAGTGTATAATTACATAAAAAATAATCCTTTGAAGTTGGGCGAGGCTAAAGCCTCACTTCCGAGATTTTATGGAATATATGAATGA
- a CDS encoding RecB-like helicase, protein MFKNNLAYEASAGSGKTFMLVVRYLSLLFKGASASKILALTFTNKAAFEMSERIVLTLEELESRGELDVISQVTELSKEHLLSQRQTILNEFLNANTKIMTIDKFFSQILRKFSLYASLMPDFSTMNSQHELKLLSRFLSEVSDAKKKETLITLSLQSKKRLGDIFTLLDEFYIKQEELSHLKFKKEEYLHYEAIALDALEGLQNIVDNCSGASASLKKVVLTDSFDELKEKTWVAKPSLEYWVFKKCYCPEMDIYLKTIQEAVKSHTQAKEQNFFYALSELVGIYQKAKKALYSEDSELSFNDVTILVHNILNKSIDSEFLYFRLDSKIEHILLDEFQDTSILQYEILKPLISEIVSGSGVSEDGSFFFVGDVKQSIYRFRGGVSSLFGAVVDECRTEVESLLINYRSQKEVINFVNETFKEKIKNYAPQSVQADADAGYVEVLCSEEILEESLTKVKDLISLGADINQIAILCATNGDGESIKQLLQDEKIEVVTETTTKLINQKSVKAVLEYLKYQYFEQDIYRHNFFAIIDEELKEIKKVHFLKGKLLDITKKIIQEYKLFSDDFHLIRFLDVLGKYEDIEALLFEYERLDASGAASDLNGVKVLTIHKSKGLEYEHVIVMDRLKKVPPARNSIIYEYDGIQLQNIYLRSKGREFIDASYALALEKEKALVKEDSLNALYVAFTRAKRNLFLISKMKNSIFEILELVDGSSGEVSLSSDDLNIDSKAEEPSASIEYKELYYGTQSDILKLQENNEEDLKAINFGLALHYMLEMLGSFTIEAVVNAKDMMINKYGYSLDVKEIDDIENRVSNLLASKEFISLASGECYKEKAIRYKNNLRYIDLLVKSEYGRWNIVDYKSSMNYKQHHLKQVRYYQKAVEEITEDEVRGYICYILENEIKIIKV, encoded by the coding sequence ATGTTTAAAAACAATCTAGCCTACGAAGCGAGTGCGGGGAGTGGTAAGACTTTTATGCTTGTTGTTCGGTATCTTAGTTTACTTTTTAAAGGTGCATCTGCATCTAAGATATTGGCTCTTACTTTTACAAACAAAGCGGCTTTTGAGATGAGTGAGAGAATCGTTTTGACTTTAGAAGAGTTAGAGAGTCGTGGTGAGTTGGATGTTATTTCGCAGGTGACAGAACTTTCTAAAGAGCATCTATTGAGTCAGCGTCAAACTATTTTAAATGAGTTTTTAAACGCAAACACTAAAATCATGACCATAGATAAGTTCTTCTCTCAAATACTTAGAAAATTTTCCCTTTATGCTTCTTTGATGCCAGACTTCTCAACTATGAACTCACAACATGAACTAAAACTACTTTCTCGATTTTTAAGTGAAGTCTCAGATGCTAAGAAAAAAGAGACACTTATCACACTTTCACTACAGTCTAAAAAAAGACTTGGAGATATATTTACTCTTTTAGATGAGTTTTATATAAAACAAGAAGAGTTGTCACACTTAAAATTTAAAAAAGAAGAGTATTTGCACTATGAAGCGATAGCTTTAGATGCACTAGAGGGTTTACAAAATATTGTAGATAATTGTAGTGGGGCATCTGCTAGTTTAAAAAAAGTAGTTTTGACGGATAGTTTTGATGAGTTGAAAGAGAAAACTTGGGTAGCGAAACCTAGTTTAGAGTATTGGGTTTTTAAAAAGTGTTATTGCCCAGAGATGGACATATATTTAAAAACTATTCAAGAAGCTGTGAAAAGTCATACACAAGCAAAAGAGCAAAACTTTTTTTATGCTTTGAGTGAGTTGGTTGGCATCTATCAAAAAGCAAAAAAAGCACTTTACTCAGAAGATAGTGAACTTAGTTTTAATGATGTAACTATTTTAGTGCATAATATTTTAAATAAGAGTATTGATAGTGAGTTTTTGTATTTTAGACTTGATTCAAAAATAGAGCATATCCTTTTAGATGAGTTTCAAGATACAAGTATTTTGCAGTATGAAATCTTAAAACCTTTAATAAGCGAGATAGTATCTGGAAGTGGCGTGAGCGAAGATGGAAGCTTCTTTTTTGTTGGAGATGTTAAGCAGTCTATTTATCGCTTTAGAGGTGGAGTGAGTTCTCTTTTTGGCGCTGTAGTAGATGAGTGTCGTACGGAAGTTGAATCACTGCTTATAAATTATCGTTCTCAAAAAGAAGTCATAAATTTTGTAAATGAAACATTTAAAGAAAAAATCAAAAACTATGCACCCCAAAGTGTACAAGCAGATGCAGATGCTGGTTATGTGGAAGTGCTTTGTAGTGAAGAGATTTTAGAAGAGAGTTTAACTAAGGTTAAGGATTTAATCTCTCTTGGTGCGGACATAAATCAAATCGCTATTCTTTGTGCTACAAATGGAGATGGTGAGAGTATTAAACAACTTTTACAAGATGAAAAGATTGAAGTTGTAACTGAAACAACAACAAAACTCATAAATCAAAAAAGTGTAAAAGCTGTGCTTGAATACTTAAAATATCAATACTTCGAGCAAGATATATATAGACATAACTTTTTTGCTATTATTGATGAAGAACTAAAAGAGATAAAAAAAGTTCATTTTTTAAAAGGTAAACTTTTAGATATTACAAAAAAAATCATACAAGAGTATAAACTTTTTAGTGATGACTTTCATCTTATTCGTTTTTTAGATGTTCTTGGTAAATATGAAGATATTGAAGCACTACTTTTTGAATATGAAAGACTAGATGCTAGTGGCGCTGCATCTGATTTGAATGGTGTAAAAGTTTTAACTATTCATAAGTCAAAAGGTTTAGAGTATGAGCATGTTATAGTAATGGACAGACTCAAAAAAGTACCACCTGCAAGAAATAGTATCATATATGAATACGATGGCATACAACTGCAAAACATATATCTTCGCTCAAAGGGGAGAGAGTTTATAGATGCCTCTTATGCACTTGCTCTTGAAAAAGAAAAAGCTTTAGTAAAAGAGGACTCTTTAAATGCTCTTTATGTTGCTTTTACTAGAGCAAAAAGAAATCTTTTTCTTATTTCTAAAATGAAAAATTCTATTTTTGAAATTTTAGAGCTTGTGGATGGCAGTAGTGGAGAGGTATCCTTATCAAGCGATGATTTGAATATAGATAGCAAAGCAGAAGAGCCAAGTGCATCTATAGAGTACAAAGAGTTATATTATGGAACTCAAAGTGATATCTTAAAACTCCAAGAGAACAATGAAGAAGATTTAAAGGCTATAAACTTTGGTCTGGCACTTCACTATATGCTTGAGATGCTAGGAAGTTTTACTATTGAGGCAGTTGTTAATGCTAAAGATATGATGATAAATAAATATGGTTATTCTTTAGATGTAAAAGAAATAGATGATATAGAAAACAGAGTGTCAAATTTATTGGCATCTAAAGAGTTTATCTCTTTAGCATCTGGAGAGTGTTATAAAGAAAAAGCCATCAGATATAAAAATAATCTTCGCTATATTGACCTCTTAGTTAAGAGTGAATATGGAAGATGGAATATAGTTGATTATAAAAGTTCTATGAATTATAAACAACATCATTTAAAACAAGTTAGGTACTACCAAAAGGCAGTTGAAGAGATAACAGAGGATGAAGTAAGAGGCTATATTTGTTATATACTTGAAAATGAAATAAAAATTATTAAGGTTTAA
- a CDS encoding LysE family translocator, with amino-acid sequence MILSFAEGFLLGLGAAVPLGPINILIMNEAIKKYKNGVMIGLGAMSADMTYLFLIIFGLITYFNQPEILKYLSIFGGLFLIYLAFNIYKNKDNIVNKTSEKIVDKSSIKLYLKGFALTFINPYTIGFWLSVSGHAANKELSIYATLFGMISALLLWITIMPYFVHRSKHKISQRVSYWISLVSSIILFGFGLFMLF; translated from the coding sequence ATGATACTATCTTTCGCAGAGGGATTTTTGTTGGGGCTTGGAGCGGCTGTTCCTCTTGGCCCTATAAATATTCTCATAATGAATGAAGCGATAAAAAAATATAAGAATGGTGTAATGATTGGTCTTGGTGCTATGAGTGCTGATATGACTTATCTTTTTTTGATTATTTTTGGTCTTATTACTTATTTTAATCAACCAGAAATTTTAAAGTATTTGTCTATATTTGGAGGTCTTTTCTTAATATATTTAGCTTTTAACATATACAAAAATAAAGATAACATTGTTAATAAAACAAGTGAAAAAATAGTAGATAAAAGCAGTATAAAGTTATATCTTAAGGGTTTTGCTTTAACCTTTATAAATCCATATACAATAGGTTTTTGGTTAAGTGTATCAGGACATGCTGCTAACAAAGAGCTAAGCATTTACGCAACACTTTTTGGAATGATAAGTGCACTTTTACTTTGGATAACAATAATGCCTTATTTTGTTCATAGGTCTAAACACAAAATTTCTCAAAGAGTTTCGTATTGGATAAGTCTAGTGTCTTCTATAATTTTGTTTGGTTTTGGTCTTTTTATGTTGTTCTAA
- the rplM gene encoding 50S ribosomal protein L13: MKFTKIATPEQIDQKWVLIDAEGKTFGRMMTEVATILRGKRKVCWTPNIDCGDYVVIINASKARFNGLGKINNKEYFSHSGYFGSTKSVKMTELLEKNPEKLFKLAARGMLPKTKLGVKMLKKLKIYAGAEHPHTAQLAK; the protein is encoded by the coding sequence ATGAAATTTACAAAAATTGCAACTCCTGAACAGATTGACCAAAAATGGGTTTTAATCGATGCTGAGGGGAAAACTTTTGGTCGTATGATGACTGAAGTAGCCACTATTCTTCGTGGTAAGAGAAAAGTTTGTTGGACTCCAAATATTGACTGTGGTGACTATGTTGTTATCATTAACGCTTCTAAGGCTCGCTTTAACGGTCTTGGTAAAATTAATAATAAAGAGTATTTTTCTCATTCTGGTTACTTCGGTTCAACTAAGAGTGTTAAAATGACTGAGCTTTTAGAAAAAAATCCTGAGAAGTTATTTAAATTAGCTGCTCGCGGTATGCTTCCTAAAACAAAACTTGGCGTTAAAATGCTTAAAAAATTAAAAATATATGCAGGTGCTGAACATCCTCACACTGCACAACTTGCTAAGTAA
- the rpsI gene encoding 30S ribosomal protein S9 — translation MATRIYATGKRKASIAKVWLTPGSGKITVNGLSLDAWLGGLEAKKLRVKQPLALSKQDSSVDIVATTLGGGFGGQADALRHGISKALVEFDPAIKAILKPEGMMTRDSRVVERKKPGKRKARRSRQFSKR, via the coding sequence ATGGCAACAAGAATATATGCAACAGGTAAGCGTAAAGCATCTATAGCAAAAGTATGGTTAACTCCAGGAAGTGGTAAAATTACTGTAAACGGTCTTTCATTAGACGCATGGTTAGGTGGACTTGAAGCTAAGAAGCTTCGCGTAAAACAACCATTAGCTCTTTCTAAACAAGATAGTTCAGTTGACATTGTAGCTACTACTTTAGGTGGTGGTTTTGGTGGTCAAGCTGATGCCCTTCGTCATGGTATCTCAAAAGCTCTAGTAGAGTTTGATCCAGCGATTAAAGCGATTCTTAAACCAGAAGGTATGATGACTCGTGATTCTCGTGTTGTTGAGCGTAAGAAACCAGGTAAGCGTAAAGCTCGTCGTTCTCGTCAGTTCTCAAAACGCTAG
- a CDS encoding peptide-binding protein translates to MKLLLLLFLSLNIFASTLHLATSANPSRLNPLLATDSSSSEIAGFLFNGLVKFDKDSSTIIGDLAKEFYYENDTTLIFKLHQNVLWHDGEKFSAKDVLFTYKTLISPSVVSPYSAAFRFVKDVQVIDAFTLRVTYKKPYFKALETWMMGIIPEHILKDEKNLMNSKFNTNPVGTGAYKLHQLEHSKNIILVAFDDYFEGRTKIDKISFHVIADPMTRFLMLKSSALDVGGIEPIQYERQLNDDFFKKFNIYEEISHSYTYLGFNLRREKFKNPKVRLALSLAINREEIVDILFFKHAKVCTGPFLPASRAFNKNVKAPKQDLEKAKQLLKEAGYDEKNPFTFEIVTSNSSAIRPYAAQILQHQLKSAGVVVNLRVMEWQAFLNMVVFPNKFDSVLLGWGLSSTPDPYLFWHSDNDKKGGFNFIGYKNPKIDKMIEESQSIIDREELGKLWREMFKIIVKDNPYLFLYIPNSITTVNKNIKNIEPSPSGIWHNYRKWEKDTYK, encoded by the coding sequence GTGAAATTATTATTACTTCTTTTTTTATCTTTAAATATATTTGCTTCGACTTTGCATCTAGCAACTTCGGCAAATCCCTCTAGGCTGAACCCACTTCTAGCTACTGACTCAAGTTCTTCCGAAATAGCTGGATTTTTATTTAATGGTTTAGTTAAGTTTGATAAAGATTCTTCTACGATTATTGGAGATTTGGCAAAAGAGTTTTACTATGAAAATGACACAACTCTTATATTCAAATTACATCAAAATGTTCTTTGGCATGATGGAGAAAAGTTTAGTGCTAAAGATGTTCTTTTTACATATAAAACATTAATATCTCCGAGTGTAGTTTCTCCATATAGTGCAGCTTTTCGTTTTGTAAAAGATGTGCAAGTCATAGATGCTTTTACTTTGCGAGTGACTTATAAAAAACCATATTTTAAAGCGCTAGAAACTTGGATGATGGGTATTATACCAGAGCATATTTTAAAAGATGAAAAAAACCTAATGAATTCGAAGTTTAACACGAATCCAGTTGGAACAGGAGCGTATAAACTCCATCAACTAGAACATTCTAAAAATATTATATTAGTAGCTTTTGATGATTATTTTGAAGGTAGAACAAAAATAGATAAAATCTCTTTTCATGTTATAGCAGACCCAATGACTCGCTTTTTGATGTTAAAATCAAGTGCTTTAGATGTCGGTGGAATCGAACCTATTCAGTATGAAAGACAATTAAATGATGATTTTTTCAAAAAGTTTAATATTTATGAAGAGATAAGTCATTCTTATACTTACTTAGGATTTAATTTAAGACGAGAAAAATTTAAAAATCCAAAAGTTAGACTTGCTCTATCTTTGGCGATAAATAGGGAAGAAATAGTTGATATCTTATTCTTTAAACATGCTAAAGTTTGTACAGGACCTTTTCTCCCTGCCTCAAGAGCTTTTAATAAAAATGTAAAAGCACCAAAACAAGATTTAGAAAAAGCAAAACAACTCTTAAAAGAAGCAGGTTATGATGAAAAAAATCCTTTTACTTTTGAGATAGTAACTTCAAATTCTAGTGCCATAAGACCTTACGCTGCACAGATTCTTCAACATCAGCTTAAATCGGCAGGAGTCGTTGTTAACTTAAGAGTTATGGAATGGCAAGCATTTTTAAATATGGTAGTTTTTCCAAACAAGTTTGATAGTGTACTTCTGGGTTGGGGACTCTCCTCAACTCCAGACCCATATCTGTTTTGGCATAGTGACAACGATAAAAAGGGTGGATTTAATTTCATAGGATATAAAAATCCAAAAATAGATAAAATGATAGAAGAATCACAAAGTATAATAGATAGAGAAGAACTAGGAAAGCTTTGGCGAGAAATGTTTAAAATCATAGTCAAAGACAACCCTTATTTGTTTTTATATATTCCAAATTCTATAACAACCGTAAATAAAAATATAAAAAATATTGAGCCAAGTCCTAGTGGCATCTGGCATAATTATAGAAAATGGGAAAAAGATACTTACAAGTAG
- a CDS encoding MATE family efflux transporter, which translates to MHIDLTQGVIKEHIVKLAVPAVIGYFFHTMFNVTDTIFAGMISTQALAALSLSASIFFMVLAIGIGMSEAVTSIIGNALGKKDIAKAQQVLLNSLVFAVFLSIVLALVGIFSVPYLIDALGDSSYTKETLEYINIILYGSIFFVGSFFLNAILTATGDTISFRNILIFTAFLNIFLDYIFIKVFNLSVSAIALATVISEAITLIYLFYKVRKTKLWCGFSEFIFDINIMKELLKQGFPPSVNMFMMAFGMYIITYFVAPFGKEAVAAFGIGMRIEQIFLMPVIGINIAALAIISQNNGAKSYSRIPKTVKLSVRYGWIISTIGVSSFLLFANYFASFMSSDPLVIKEVALYLRVAGFASYGFVVIFVYIAMLQGIAKPAIIFPLSVFRQLIAPVVLFSILSIFNFGIFSMWLGLDIIIFSSALFLWFYGEKKLKQLR; encoded by the coding sequence ATGCATATTGACCTAACTCAGGGTGTAATCAAAGAACATATTGTAAAACTGGCTGTTCCAGCTGTTATCGGCTACTTTTTTCATACTATGTTTAATGTTACAGATACCATTTTTGCTGGTATGATATCTACACAGGCTCTTGCCGCATTATCTCTGTCTGCATCTATATTTTTTATGGTTTTGGCAATAGGTATCGGTATGAGTGAAGCAGTAACTTCCATAATAGGGAATGCTTTAGGTAAAAAGGATATTGCTAAAGCCCAACAAGTTCTGCTTAATTCTTTAGTTTTTGCCGTTTTTCTTTCTATTGTTTTAGCTCTTGTGGGTATTTTTAGTGTTCCTTATCTCATAGATGCTCTTGGTGATTCTTCTTATACAAAAGAAACACTTGAGTATATAAATATTATTTTGTATGGCTCTATATTTTTCGTAGGGTCTTTTTTCTTAAATGCTATACTAACTGCTACGGGAGATACTATCTCTTTTAGAAATATTCTTATTTTCACAGCTTTTTTAAATATTTTTTTAGATTATATTTTTATAAAAGTTTTTAACCTAAGCGTTAGTGCTATTGCTTTAGCAACTGTAATTTCAGAGGCTATTACTCTTATTTATCTGTTTTATAAAGTAAGAAAAACTAAACTTTGGTGTGGGTTTTCTGAGTTTATATTTGATATAAACATTATGAAAGAACTCTTAAAACAAGGCTTTCCTCCAAGTGTAAATATGTTTATGATGGCATTTGGCATGTACATAATAACCTATTTTGTAGCACCATTTGGTAAAGAGGCTGTTGCGGCATTTGGTATAGGCATGAGGATAGAACAGATATTTTTAATGCCAGTTATCGGTATAAATATAGCTGCTCTTGCCATTATCTCTCAAAATAATGGGGCTAAATCTTACAGTCGTATTCCTAAGACTGTTAAACTATCAGTTCGTTATGGATGGATAATATCAACCATAGGAGTGAGTTCTTTTTTACTATTTGCAAATTATTTTGCTTCGTTTATGAGTTCTGACCCCTTAGTTATAAAAGAGGTTGCCTTGTATCTGCGTGTGGCTGGTTTTGCTTCTTATGGTTTTGTTGTAATCTTTGTTTATATTGCGATGCTTCAAGGTATAGCAAAACCAGCTATCATCTTTCCTTTAAGTGTTTTTAGGCAACTCATAGCCCCTGTTGTTCTTTTTAGCATCTTAAGTATTTTTAACTTTGGCATCTTTTCTATGTGGCTAGGGCTAGATATAATCATCTTTAGCTCAGCCCTCTTTTTATGGTTTTACGGGGAGAAAAAGTTAAAACAGCTTCGCTAG
- a CDS encoding ATP-binding protein → MSLIIKDVVITDEAIKRLFKNNAIIALSEAIWNAIDAKARNISITLQKNTSEVIEKIIVKDDGDGVPRDKFDEYFLQYQKSWKAEADGDYHGKKGEGRFKLMAISKNIEWSTSYKFSENEYKQYEITAEKKNPKKFKLTDEKISKKSGTTVTLSYLEEKAQELNSHSTLFNLIAIFALYLRKDSLLNISLNGKKLNPDNFIFDEKSGFLKFKTDEQIIDIKYTFIAWKEDFKFNDNKHTFLFDNNNNYILEKPSGIPGNFVMHTVFLNSDYFKLFDGLFEEHTGKIDKIRNLYKKDLLEFLYSVRKKQSTTFYEKFKNNKTFYPFDNSVIESEENEALKDIFDVCAFKLLEQDPKLLNDRNHSITMLFKLLKKVIEYEQDISSIVSEVLELDEETTEKFINLLDSTSLPALITHYEEVARKLTFLDVLEELVHDEKYKKKLKERSQLHKIIEKETWIFGSEFENKVGASDKALTAVITKNLKINNVSTSEIDKVEAQFKIDKKEDALLRLIPDLYMWHDYKINDNRIVKNLVIELKAPSVSIGDAEINQIEKQRKAIQRNLRYTVSNDNQWEFYILSSDIKKEVLTEFSGDNNDILYDKDPNFIVYCKTWDEIIRNSKRELLKYKKELQIQIKEARKENLLNQYLEDVGFEDD, encoded by the coding sequence ATGAGCTTAATAATTAAAGATGTTGTAATTACAGATGAAGCTATAAAAAGGCTTTTTAAAAATAATGCGATCATCGCTTTATCTGAAGCAATTTGGAATGCTATTGATGCTAAAGCTAGAAATATTTCAATTACACTACAAAAAAATACTTCAGAGGTAATTGAAAAAATAATAGTTAAAGATGATGGGGATGGTGTACCAAGAGATAAATTTGATGAATACTTTTTACAATATCAAAAGTCTTGGAAAGCAGAAGCAGATGGTGACTATCATGGTAAAAAAGGAGAAGGTCGTTTTAAGTTGATGGCAATATCTAAAAATATAGAATGGAGTACATCATATAAATTTTCTGAAAATGAATATAAACAGTATGAGATAACTGCTGAAAAAAAGAATCCAAAAAAATTTAAATTAACTGATGAGAAAATTAGTAAAAAGTCAGGTACTACAGTTACCCTTAGTTATTTAGAAGAAAAAGCACAAGAATTAAATTCGCACTCAACATTGTTTAATCTAATCGCAATTTTTGCCTTATATTTAAGAAAAGATTCTTTACTAAATATTTCACTTAATGGTAAAAAGCTAAACCCTGATAATTTCATTTTTGATGAAAAAAGTGGATTCTTAAAATTTAAAACTGATGAACAAATAATAGATATTAAATATACCTTTATCGCATGGAAAGAGGATTTTAAATTTAATGATAATAAACATACATTTTTATTTGATAATAATAACAATTATATCTTAGAAAAGCCATCTGGAATACCTGGAAACTTTGTTATGCACACAGTATTTTTAAATTCTGACTATTTTAAACTATTTGATGGTTTATTTGAAGAGCATACTGGTAAAATTGATAAAATAAGAAACTTATATAAAAAAGATTTACTTGAATTTCTTTATAGTGTTAGAAAAAAGCAATCTACAACTTTTTATGAAAAGTTTAAAAATAATAAAACTTTTTATCCTTTTGATAATTCTGTAATAGAGTCTGAAGAAAATGAAGCACTAAAAGATATTTTTGATGTTTGTGCCTTTAAGCTGCTAGAGCAAGACCCTAAACTTTTAAATGATAGAAATCACTCTATTACTATGCTTTTTAAGCTGTTAAAGAAAGTTATTGAATACGAACAAGATATAAGTTCTATTGTTTCAGAAGTCCTAGAACTAGATGAGGAAACCACTGAAAAGTTTATTAACTTATTAGATAGCACATCATTACCTGCATTGATAACTCACTATGAAGAAGTAGCAAGAAAATTAACATTTCTTGATGTACTTGAAGAACTTGTACATGATGAAAAATATAAGAAAAAACTTAAAGAAAGAAGTCAACTACATAAGATAATTGAAAAAGAAACTTGGATTTTTGGTAGTGAATTTGAAAATAAAGTTGGAGCAAGTGATAAAGCATTAACTGCTGTAATTACAAAGAATTTAAAAATTAATAATGTTAGTACATCAGAAATAGACAAAGTTGAAGCTCAATTTAAAATAGATAAAAAAGAAGATGCCTTGTTGCGTTTAATACCTGATTTATATATGTGGCATGATTATAAAATAAATGATAATAGAATAGTTAAAAATTTGGTTATTGAACTAAAAGCACCTAGTGTATCTATTGGTGATGCAGAAATAAATCAGATTGAAAAACAAAGGAAAGCTATTCAGAGAAATTTAAGATATACTGTTTCAAATGACAATCAATGGGAGTTTTATATTTTATCTTCTGATATAAAGAAAGAAGTGCTTACTGAGTTTTCTGGGGATAATAATGATATTCTATATGATAAAGACCCAAATTTTATCGTTTATTGCAAAACATGGGATGAAATTATAAGAAATTCAAAAAGAGAACTATTAAAGTATAAAAAAGAACTACAGATACAGATTAAAGAAGCCCGTAAAGAAAATCTCCTTAATCAATATTTAGAAGATGTTGGTTTTGAGGATGATTAG
- a CDS encoding type II toxin-antitoxin system PemK/MazF family toxin yields the protein MNLNQLITQLFDKWNIVKQKSHFHQKIIGIKERDIVFVRMGQNVGYEQDGKGDEFLRPVVIMKKFNKNMFLALPLTTKKKENIYHYEFSYTNKSKNSIVNSAILSQVKMFDTKRVKYKSGVMNINDFETMYEKFVKVTKPEVVTSP from the coding sequence GTGAACCTAAACCAACTAATTACTCAACTTTTTGACAAATGGAACATAGTAAAACAAAAAAGTCATTTTCATCAGAAAATTATAGGTATTAAAGAGCGTGATATCGTTTTTGTTAGGATGGGACAAAATGTAGGTTATGAGCAAGATGGTAAGGGTGATGAGTTTTTAAGACCTGTAGTAATTATGAAAAAGTTTAATAAAAATATGTTTTTAGCTCTGCCTTTAACGACAAAGAAGAAAGAAAATATCTATCATTACGAATTTTCTTATACTAATAAAAGTAAAAATAGTATAGTTAATAGTGCTATTTTATCACAAGTAAAGATGTTTGATACAAAGCGTGTTAAATATAAGAGTGGTGTTATGAATATAAATGATTTTGAAACCATGTATGAAAAATTTGTGAAAGTAACAAAACCTGAAGTAGTAACTTCCCCATAA